The Budorcas taxicolor isolate Tak-1 chromosome 2, Takin1.1, whole genome shotgun sequence genome window below encodes:
- the COL3A1 gene encoding collagen alpha-1(III) chain: MMSFVQKGTWLLFALLHPTVILAQQEAVDGGCSHLGQAYADRDVWKPEPCQICVCDSGSVLCDDIICDDQELDCPNPEIPFGECCAVCPQPPTAPTRPPNGQGPQGPKGDPGPPGIPGRNGDPGPPGSPGSPGSPGPPGICESCPTGGQNYSPQYEAYDVKSGVAGGVGLAGYPGPAGPPGPPGPPGTSGHPGAPGAPGYQGPPGEPGQAGPAGPPGPPGAIGPSGPAGKDGESGRPGRPGERGLPGPPGMKGPAGMPGFPGMKGHRGFDGRNGEKGETGAPGLKGENGIPGENGAPGPMGPRGAPGERGRPGLPGAAGARGNDGARGSDGQPGPPGPPGTAGFPGSPGAKGEVGPAGSPGSSGAPGQRGEPGPQGHAGAPGPPGPPGSNGSPGGKGEMGPAGIPGAPGLLGARGPPGPPGTNGAPGQRGAAGEPGKNGAKGDPGPRGERGEAGSPGIAGPKGEDGKDGSPGEPGANGLPGAAGERGVPGFRGPAGANGLPGEKGPPGERGGPGPAGPRGVAGEPGRDGLPGGPGLRGIPGSPGGPGSDGKPGPPGSQGETGRPGPPGSPGPRGQPGVMGFPGPKGNDGAPGKNGERGGPGGPGPQGPAGKNGETGPQGPPGPTGPSGDKGDTGPPGPQGLQGLPGTSGPPGENGKPGEPGPKGEAGAPGIPGGKGDSGAPGERGPPGAGGPPGPRGGAGPPGPEGGKGAAGPPGPPGSAGTPGLQGMPGERGGPGGPGPKGDKGEPGTSGVDGAPGKDGPRGPTGPIGPPGPAGQPGDKGEGGAPGVPGIAGPRGGPGERGEPGPPGPAGFPGAPGQNGEPGAKGERGAPGEKGEGGPPGAAGPPGGSGPAGPPGPQGVKGERGSPGGPGAAGFPGGRGLPGPPGNNGNPGPPGSSGAPGKDGPPGPPGSNGAPGSPGISGPKGDAGQPGERGAPGPQGPPGAPGPLGIAGVTGARGLAGPPGMPGARGSPGPQGIKGENGKPGPSGQNGERGPPGPQGLPGLAGAAGEPGRDGNPGSDGLPGRDGAPGTKGDRGENGSPGAPGAPGHPGPPGPVGPAGKNGDRGETGPAGPSGAPGPAGSRGAPGPQGPRGDKGETGERGANGIKGHRGFPGNPGPPGSPGPAGHQGAVGSPGPAGPRGPVGPSGPPGKDGTSGHPGPIGPPGPRGNRGERGSEGSPGHPGQPGPPGPPGAPGPCCGAGGVAAISGIGGEKAGGFAPYYGDEPIDFKINTDEIMTSLKSVNGQIESLISPDGSRKNPARNCRDLKFCHPELQSGEYWVDPNQGCKLDAIKVYCNMETGETCISASPLTIPRKNWWTDSGAEKKHVWFGESMEGGFQFSYGNPELPEDVLDVQLAFLRLLSSRASQNITYHCKNSIAYMDHASGNVKKALRLMGSNEGEFKAEGNSKFTYTVLEDGCTKHTGEWGKTVFQYQTRKAVRLPIVDIAPYDIGGPDQEFGADIGPVCFL; encoded by the exons CTGTTGACGGAGGATGCTCCCATCTCGGTCAGGCCTATGCAGATAGAGATGTATGGAAACCAGAACCGTGCCAAATATGCGTCTGTGACTCAGGATCCGTTCTCTGTGATGACATAATATGTGACGACCAAGAATTAGACTGCCCCAACCCTGAAATCCCGTTTGGAGAATGTTGTGCAGTTTGCCCACAGCCTCCAACAGCT CCCACTCGCCCTCCTAATGGTCAAGGACCTCAAGGCCCCAAGGGAGATCCA GGTCCTCCTGGTATTCCTGGGCGAAATGGTGATCCTGGTCCTCCAGGATCACCAGGTTCCCCAGGTTCTCCCGGCCCTCCTGGAATCTGTGAATCATGTCCTACTGGTGGCCAG AACTATTCTCCCCAGTACGAAGCATACGATGTCAAGTCTGGAGTAGCAGGAGGAGTAGGACTCGCAGGCTATCCTGGGCCAGCT GGTCCTCCTGGCCCACCCGGACCCCCTGGCACATCTGGTCATCCTGGTGCCCCT GGCGCTCCAGGATACCAAGGTCCCCCCGGTGAACCTGGGCAAGCTGGTCCTGCA ggTCCTCCAGGACCTCCTGGTGCTATAGGTCCATCTGGCCCTGCTGGAAAAGAT GGGGAATCAGGAAGACCCGGACGACCTGGAGAGCGAGGATTACCTGGTCCTCCT GGTATGAAAGGCCCAGCTGGTATGCCCGGATTTCCTGGTATGAAAGGACATAGA GGCTTTGATGGACGaaatggagagaaaggagaaactgGTGCTCCTGGATTAAAG GGGGAAAATGGCATTCCAGGTGAAAATGGAGCTCCTGGACCCATG GGTCCAAGAGGAGCTCCTGGTGAGAGAGGACGGCCAGGACTTCCTGGAGCCGCA GGGGCTCGTGGTAATGATGGAGCTCGAGGAAGTGATGGACAACCG ggCCCCCCTGGTCCCCCTGGAACTGCAGGATTCCCTGGTTCCCCTGGTGCTAAG GGTGAAGTTGGACCTGCAGGATCTCCTGGTTCAAGCGGTGCCCCTGGACAAAGAGGAGAACCTGGACCTCAGGGACATGCTGGTGCTCCAGGTCCCCCT GGGCCTCCTGGGAGTAATGGTAGTCCTGGTGGCAAAGGTGAAATG GGTCCTGCTGGCATTCCTGGAGCTCCTGGGCTGTTAGGAGCTCGTGGTCCTCCAGGGCCACCTGGCACCAATGGTGCTCCTGGGCAACGAGGTGCTGCA GGTGAACCCGGTAAGAATGGAGCCAAAGGAGATCCAGGACCACGTGGGGAACGG GGAGAAGCTGGTTCTCCAGGTATCGCAGGACCTAAGGGTGAAGATGGCAAAGATGGTTCTCCTGGAGAACCTGGTGCAAACGGACTTCCTGGAGCTGCAGGAGAAAGG GGTGTGCCTGGATTCCGAGGACCTGCTGGAGCAAATGGCCTTCCAGGAGAAAAG GGTCCTCCTGGGGAGCGTGGTGGCCCAGGCCCCGCAGGGCCCAGAGGAGTTGCTGGAGAGCCTGGACGAGATGgcctccctggaggtccaggatTGAGG GGTATTCCCGGTAGCCCCGGAGGACCAGGCAGTGATGGGAAACCAGGGCCTCCC gGAAGCCAAGGAGAGACTGGTCGACCTGGTCCTCCAGGTTCTCCTGGTCCGCGAGGTCAGCCTGGcgtcatgggctttcctggtccCAAAGGAAATGAT GGTGCTCCTGGAAAAAATGGAGAACGAGGTGGCCCTGGAGGTCCTGGCCCTCAG GGTCCTGCTGGAAAGAATGGTGAGACTGGACCTCAGGGTCCTCCAGGACCTACT GGGCCTTCTGGTGACAAAGGAGACACAGGACCCCCTGGTCCACAAGGACTACAA GGCTTGCCTGGAACAAGTGGTCCTccaggagaaaatggaaaacctGGTGAACCT GGTCCAAAGGGTGAGGCTGGTGCACCTGGAATTCCAGGAGGCAAG GGTGATTCTGGTGCTCCCGGTGAACGTGGACCTCCTGGAGCAGGAGGGCCCCCTGGACCTAGAGGTGGAGCTGGCCCCCCTGGTCCTGAAGGAGGAAAG GGTGCTGCTGGTCCCCCTGGGCCACCTGGTTCTGCTGGTACACCTGGTCTGCAAGGAATGCCTGGAGAAAGAGGGGGTCCTGGAGGCCCTGGCCCAAAGGGTGACAAG GGTGAGCCTGGCACTTCAGGTGTCGATGGTGCTCCAGGGAAAGATGGTCCAAGG ggTCCCACTGGTCCCATTGGTCCTCCTGGTCCAGCTGGTCAGCCTGGAGATAAG ggtgAAGGTGGTGCCCCTGGAGTTCCAGGTATAGCTGGTCCTCGCGGTGGCCCT GGTGAGAGAGGCGAACCGGGGCCACCAGGacctgctggcttccctggtgctcct GGCCAGAATGGTGAGCCTGGTGCTAAAGGAGAAAGAGGGGCTCCTGGTGAGAAAGGTGAAGGAGGCCCTCCTGGAGCCGCAGGACCCCCTGGAGGTTCTGGGCCTGCT GGTCCCCCGGGCCCCCAAGGTGTCAAAGGTGAACGTGGCAGTCCTGGTGGTCCT GGTGCTgctggcttccccggtggtcgtGGTCTTCCTGGTCCTCCTGGCAATAAt GggaacccaggccccccaggCTCCAGCGGGGCTCCAGGCAAAGATGGTCCCCCAGGTCCACCTGGTAGTAATGGTGCTCCTGGCAGCCCTGGGATCTCTGGACCAAAGGGTGATGCTGGTCAACCAGGTGAGAGGGGAGCACCTGGCCCCCAGGGCCCTCCG GGAGCTCCAGGCCCACTCGGAATTGCAGGAGTTACTGGAGCACGAGGTCTTGCAGGCCCACCAGGCATGCCAGGTGCTAGGGGCAGCCCCGGCCCACAGGGCATCAAG GGTGAAAATGGTAAACCAGGACCTAGTGGTCAAAACGGAGAACGTGGTCCTCCTGGCCCCCAGGGTCTTCCTGGTCTGGCTGGTGCAGCTGGTGAACCTGGAAGAGAT gGAAACCCTGGATCAGATGGTCTGCCAGGCCGAGATGGAGCTCCAGGTACCAAG GGTGACCGTGGTGAGAACGGCTCTCCTGGTGCCCCTGGAGCTCCTGGTCACCCAGGCCCTCCTGGTCCTGTCGGTCCAGCTGGAAAGAACGGTGACAGAGGAGAAACT ggcCCTGCTGGTCCTTCTGGGGCCCCAGGTCCTGCTGGATCAAGAGGTGCTCCt GGTCCCCAAGGCCCACGTGGTGACAAAGGTGAAACTGGTGAGCGTGGTGCTAACGGCATCAAAGGACATCGCGGATTCCCTGGCAACCCAGGGCCCCCCGGATCTCCA ggTCCCGCTGGTCACCAAGGTGCAGTCGGCAGTCCAGGCCCTGCAGGCCCCAGA GGACCTGTTGGACCCAGTGGGCCCCCTGGCAAGGATGGAACAAGTGGACACCCTGGTCCCATTGGACCACCGGGGCCTCGAGGTAACAGAGGTGAAAGAGGATCTGAG GGCTCCCCAGGCCACCCAGGACAACCAGGCCCTCCTGGACCTCCTGGTGCCCCTGGTCCATGTTGTGGTGCTGGCGGGGTTGCTGCCATCTCTGGCATTGGAGGAGAAAAAGCTGGTGGGTTTGCCCCATATTATGGAGATGAACCGATAGATTTCAAAATCAACACCGATGAGATTATGACCTCACTCAAATCAGTCAATGGACAAATAGAAAGCCTCATTAGTCCCGACGGTTCCCGTAAAAACCCTGCTCGGAACTGCAGAGACCTGAAATTCTGCCATCCTGAACTCCAGAGTG GAGAATATTGGGTGGATCCTAACCAAGGTTGCAAATTGGATGCCATTAAAGTCTACTGTAACATGGAAACTGGGGAAACGTGCATAAGCGCCAGTCCTTTGACTATCCCACGGAAGAACTGGTGGACAGATTCTGGTGCTGAGAAGAAACATGTTTGGTTTGGAGAATCCATGGAGGGTGGTTTTCAG TTTAGCTATGGCAATCCTGAACTTCCCGAAGATGTCCTCGATGTCCAGCTGGCGTTCCTCCGACTTCTCTCCAGCCGGGCCTCTCAGAACATCACATATCACTGCAAGAATAGCATTGCATACATGGATCATGCCAGTGGGAATGTAAAGAAAGCCTTAAGGCTGATGGGATCAAATGAAGGTGAATTCAAGGCTGAAGGAAATAGCAAATTCACATACACAGTTCTGGAGGATGGTTGCACA aaacacACTGGGGAATGGGGCAAAACAGTCTTCCAGTATCAAACACGCAAGGCCGTCAGACTACCTATTGTAGATATTGCACCCTATGATATTGGTGGTCCTGATCAAGAATTTGGTGCGGACATTGGCCCTGTTTGCTTTTTATAA